One Campylobacter concisus DNA window includes the following coding sequences:
- a CDS encoding NAD(+) kinase produces MKNEQKFNTTNAKKVGLIAKDYPLFKQDLAKLEKILKKYNAEILLEKSCAKQVEKSGFELIKLAKECEFLITLGGDGTIISTCRKLAHISPLILGIHAGRLGFLTDITINESEKFFKDFFDDKFEVETPFMLDVTLHKNDGKTEKKIAFNDAVIVSKNGGSMTHIEALLNEKYFNSYYGDGVIVATPAGTTAYNMSANGPIIYPLSEVFALTPICSHSLTQRPVVLTKNHTVKFRTNSDAILVIDGQDRFDMSKISAVSMSLSDKKARLIRHIGRDYFQILKEKLHWGYND; encoded by the coding sequence ATGAAAAATGAACAAAAATTTAATACTACAAACGCCAAAAAAGTGGGACTTATCGCTAAAGATTATCCATTATTTAAGCAGGATTTAGCAAAGCTAGAAAAAATTTTAAAAAAGTATAACGCAGAAATTTTGCTTGAAAAAAGCTGTGCAAAGCAGGTAGAAAAAAGTGGCTTTGAGCTGATAAAACTAGCCAAAGAGTGCGAATTTCTTATCACGCTTGGCGGCGATGGCACGATCATATCAACTTGCAGAAAGCTAGCTCACATCTCGCCACTCATCCTAGGCATACATGCTGGCAGGCTCGGCTTTTTGACAGATATCACGATAAATGAGAGCGAGAAGTTTTTTAAAGACTTTTTTGATGATAAATTTGAGGTAGAAACGCCTTTTATGCTTGATGTTACGCTTCATAAAAATGATGGCAAAACTGAGAAAAAGATAGCGTTTAACGACGCGGTCATCGTTAGTAAAAATGGTGGCTCTATGACGCATATCGAGGCACTTTTAAATGAAAAGTATTTTAACTCATATTACGGGGACGGCGTCATAGTGGCAACTCCAGCAGGAACTACGGCATATAATATGAGCGCAAATGGCCCTATCATCTATCCACTAAGCGAGGTCTTTGCGCTAACTCCCATCTGCTCGCACTCGCTCACGCAGCGTCCAGTCGTGCTTACGAAAAATCACACGGTCAAATTTAGAACAAATAGCGACGCCATTTTAGTCATAGACGGACAAGACCGCTTTGATATGAGTAAAATTTCAGCCGTTAGCATGAGTCTAAGTGACAAAAAAGCGAGGCTGATACGCCATATTGGCAGGGATTATTTTCAAATTTTAAAAGAGAAACTTCACTGGGGTTATAATGATTGA
- the aspS gene encoding aspartate--tRNA ligase — translation MRSHYCTDLSKADIGKEVILCGWANTYRDHGGVVFIDLRDVSGLIQLVCDPADSKEAHDVAAKVRDEYVLKAKGKVRARGEGLTNPKLKTGEIEVIVSELIIENPSEPLPFMIGDESVNEDIRLKYRFLDLRSERLQNIFKMRSRAAIAARNSLDKMGFIEFETPVLTRATPEGARDYLVPSRVYPGQFYALPQSPQLFKQLLMCSGFDKYFQIAKCFRDEDLRADRQPEFTQIDIEMSFVEQEDIINMAETMLKDIFKACGHDIKTPFRRMSYKEATETYGSDKPDLRYDLKMIDVIDIFERSSNEIFSGIAKDKKKNRIKALKVPNGDNIFSKREMNRFEEFVRKFGAQGLGYFQMKKDGLKGPLCKFFEQSDLDEIVSRCELKVGDVVFFGAGKKKIVLDYMGRFRIFLAEQMGIIDQDRLEFLWVLDFPMFEQNDDGSYSAMHHPFTMPKNIDEPDLEDILSIAHDVVLNGFELGGGSIRIHKNDIQQKVFKLLGIDEAEQREKFGFLLDALTFGAPPHGGIAIGFDRLNMLVNKASSIRDVIAFPKTQRAQCPLTKAPSYASNEQLRELGLRIREKEQKA, via the coding sequence ATGCGAAGTCATTATTGCACCGATCTTAGCAAAGCTGATATCGGCAAAGAAGTAATACTTTGTGGCTGGGCAAACACATATAGAGACCACGGTGGCGTTGTTTTCATCGACTTAAGAGACGTTAGCGGGCTTATACAACTAGTTTGTGACCCTGCTGACAGCAAAGAAGCACACGACGTGGCTGCAAAAGTAAGAGATGAATATGTCTTAAAAGCAAAAGGAAAAGTAAGAGCTAGAGGCGAAGGACTAACCAATCCAAAGCTAAAAACTGGTGAGATAGAGGTGATAGTAAGCGAGCTCATCATCGAAAATCCAAGCGAGCCACTACCATTTATGATAGGCGATGAGAGCGTAAATGAGGACATCAGGCTAAAATACCGTTTTTTAGACCTTAGAAGCGAGCGCTTGCAAAATATCTTTAAAATGCGTTCTCGTGCGGCGATCGCAGCTAGAAACAGCCTAGATAAAATGGGCTTTATCGAGTTTGAAACTCCAGTTTTAACACGCGCAACTCCAGAAGGCGCAAGAGACTACCTAGTGCCAAGCCGTGTATATCCGGGCCAGTTTTACGCGCTTCCACAAAGCCCGCAGCTATTTAAACAGCTTTTGATGTGTTCTGGCTTTGATAAGTATTTTCAGATAGCAAAATGCTTCCGCGACGAGGACTTAAGGGCTGATCGCCAACCAGAATTTACTCAAATAGATATCGAAATGAGCTTTGTCGAGCAAGAAGATATCATAAATATGGCTGAGACGATGCTAAAAGATATCTTTAAAGCCTGCGGACACGATATCAAAACGCCATTTAGACGTATGAGCTACAAAGAGGCGACCGAGACTTACGGCTCAGACAAGCCTGATCTTAGATATGATCTAAAAATGATCGATGTGATCGATATTTTTGAGCGCTCAAGCAATGAAATTTTTAGCGGAATCGCAAAAGATAAGAAGAAAAACCGCATAAAAGCGCTAAAAGTGCCAAATGGCGACAATATCTTTAGTAAGCGCGAGATGAATAGATTTGAGGAATTTGTACGTAAATTTGGCGCACAAGGTCTTGGCTACTTCCAGATGAAAAAAGATGGTTTAAAAGGCCCACTTTGCAAATTTTTCGAGCAAAGCGATCTTGACGAGATCGTCTCAAGATGTGAGCTAAAGGTTGGCGACGTCGTATTTTTCGGCGCTGGCAAGAAAAAGATCGTGCTTGATTATATGGGAAGATTTAGAATTTTCCTAGCAGAGCAAATGGGCATCATCGATCAAGATAGACTTGAGTTCTTATGGGTACTTGACTTCCCAATGTTTGAGCAAAATGACGATGGCAGCTACTCTGCGATGCACCACCCATTTACTATGCCAAAAAATATTGACGAGCCTGATCTTGAGGACATCCTCTCTATCGCTCACGACGTCGTACTAAACGGCTTTGAGCTTGGTGGCGGAAGTATAAGAATTCATAAAAATGACATCCAGCAAAAAGTATTTAAGCTTCTTGGCATAGATGAAGCAGAGCAGCGTGAGAAATTTGGCTTCTTGCTTGATGCTTTGACATTTGGTGCGCCTCCACATGGCGGTATCGCGATCGGCTTTGACAGGCTAAATATGCTTGTAAATAAAGCAAGCTCGATCCGCGACGTCATAGCCTTCCCTAAAACGCAGCGCGCTCAGTGCCCACTCACAAAGGCACCAAGCTACGCTAGCAACGAACAGCTTAGGGAGCTAGGACTAAGGATAAGAGAAAAAGAGCAAAAGGCTTAA
- a CDS encoding adenylate kinase, with protein MKNLFLIIGAPGSGKTTDASIIAQHDEKFAHFSTGDLLRAEVASGSELGKLIDGFISKGNLVPLDVVVNAIVSAIKSSNKSNIIIDGYPRSVEQMTELDKVLSEQDEISLKGVIEVDVSEDVARARVLGRARGADDNNEVFNNRMKVYLDPIKPIRKFYSEKELLHVVNGERGIDEIVADIKNLLAKLI; from the coding sequence ATGAAAAATTTATTTTTAATCATCGGCGCTCCAGGCAGCGGCAAAACAACAGACGCATCTATCATCGCACAGCATGATGAGAAATTTGCTCACTTTTCAACTGGCGATCTTTTAAGAGCTGAAGTCGCAAGTGGTAGCGAGCTTGGCAAGCTGATAGATGGCTTTATCTCAAAAGGAAATTTGGTCCCACTTGACGTTGTCGTAAATGCGATCGTCTCAGCTATCAAAAGCTCAAATAAATCAAACATCATAATCGACGGCTATCCAAGAAGCGTTGAGCAAATGACCGAGCTTGACAAAGTCTTAAGCGAGCAAGATGAAATTTCTCTAAAAGGTGTCATCGAAGTGGATGTTAGCGAAGATGTGGCAAGAGCTAGAGTGCTTGGCCGTGCAAGAGGTGCTGACGACAATAACGAAGTCTTTAACAACCGCATGAAAGTCTATCTTGATCCGATCAAACCTATCCGCAAATTTTACAGCGAAAAAGAGCTACTTCACGTAGTAAATGGCGAGCGTGGCATCGACGAGATCGTAGCTGACATCAAAAATTTACTAGCTAAACTCATATAA
- a CDS encoding NirD/YgiW/YdeI family stress tolerance protein, with translation MSVKEALKLNDDAKVVFEGKIKSHIKSDKYEFVDKNGDVIVVEIDNNKWGNVTANEDTLLRIRGEVDKELTKTKIDVDSVEVIK, from the coding sequence ATAAGCGTAAAAGAGGCTTTAAAACTAAATGACGATGCCAAAGTCGTATTTGAGGGCAAGATAAAGTCACACATCAAATCAGACAAATATGAATTTGTTGATAAAAATGGTGACGTTATCGTTGTTGAGATAGACAATAACAAGTGGGGCAATGTAACAGCTAACGAGGATACACTTTTAAGAATAAGAGGCGAAGTGGATAAAGAGCTTACAAAAACAAAGATCGACGTAGATAGCGTAGAGGTTATAAAGTAG
- the ppa gene encoding inorganic diphosphatase — MDVSKIKFGSNPDKINAVIEIPYGSNIKYEIDKDSGAVVVDRVLYSAMFYPANYGFVPNTLAADGDPADILVLNEYPLQAGSVIPCRLIGVLVMEDEAGMDEKLLAVPVTKIDPRYEAIKSYEDLPTATLNKIKNFFETYKILEPNKWVKVKEFKDANAAKEILDAAIKNYK; from the coding sequence ATGGACGTTTCAAAGATAAAATTTGGCTCAAACCCAGACAAAATTAATGCCGTAATCGAAATACCTTATGGCTCAAATATCAAATACGAGATCGACAAAGATAGCGGTGCAGTCGTAGTTGATCGCGTGCTTTACTCAGCGATGTTCTACCCAGCAAACTACGGCTTTGTGCCAAACACACTAGCAGCTGACGGCGATCCAGCTGATATTTTGGTGCTAAACGAGTATCCACTCCAAGCTGGTAGCGTCATCCCTTGCCGTTTAATAGGCGTTTTGGTGATGGAGGATGAAGCAGGTATGGATGAGAAGCTTTTGGCTGTGCCAGTTACAAAGATCGATCCAAGATATGAGGCGATAAAAAGCTACGAAGATTTGCCAACTGCGACACTAAATAAGATCAAAAATTTCTTTGAAACTTATAAAATTCTTGAGCCAAACAAATGGGTTAAAGTGAAAGAATTTAAAGACGCAAACGCTGCAAAAGAGATTTTAGACGCTGCGATAAAAAATTATAAATAA
- a CDS encoding M48 family metallopeptidase, translating to MLEGVKIVRKDVKNITLKVRPNGEAILTAPKTASDEHIKFIIEKRAKWIAQKRAFFASFKTPQKEYVSGEDFKYLGRSYRLKVVQSKEERVKLQRGYLELFVKDKNDLERKRNLVYEWYNEKATLYFFNILQEFNKIVKQDIKSVKIRQMKTRWGSCNPYKSYINLNIELIKKPRACIEYVVFHELVHLLHPDHSKKFYDYLTLYMPDWQKRKEILERA from the coding sequence ATGCTTGAAGGCGTAAAAATCGTCCGAAAAGACGTAAAAAATATCACTTTAAAAGTTAGACCAAATGGCGAAGCTATCCTAACCGCGCCAAAAACGGCAAGCGATGAGCATATAAAATTTATCATAGAAAAAAGAGCCAAGTGGATAGCGCAAAAGCGCGCGTTTTTTGCCTCGTTTAAGACGCCACAAAAAGAGTACGTAAGCGGCGAGGATTTTAAGTATCTTGGGCGAAGTTATAGGCTTAAAGTGGTACAGTCTAAAGAGGAGCGCGTAAAGCTACAAAGGGGCTATCTAGAGCTCTTTGTAAAAGATAAAAACGACCTAGAGCGAAAAAGAAATTTGGTCTATGAGTGGTATAACGAAAAGGCGACGTTATATTTTTTTAACATCTTGCAAGAGTTTAACAAGATAGTAAAACAAGATATCAAAAGCGTAAAAATAAGGCAGATGAAGACGAGATGGGGGAGTTGCAATCCATATAAATCATATATAAATTTAAACATAGAGCTTATCAAAAAGCCAAGAGCGTGCATCGAGTATGTTGTATTCCACGAGCTAGTGCATCTTCTCCATCCTGATCACTCAAAGAAATTTTATGACTATCTAACGCTTTATATGCCTGACTGGCAAAAACGCAAGGAAATTTTAGAGAGAGCTTAA
- a CDS encoding type I restriction endonuclease subunit R: MVANERITNLLLLGTSLEENLEDGTRRSFSFKFIDFENLQNNDFYVTEEFEVSRVSQSDAQKHRRPDLVLFINGIPIVVIELKKSSVSFENGIKQLEKEQGKDEITHLFKYIQLTIAANGSGARYGTTGTPFKFYSVWKEQDEAKVKESLKSLINGREVSALDMMLFALLSKDRLLRLVRHYIVFDKKMKKVCRYQQFFAIEETLKRVSMIKDGVRAGGLIWHTQGSGKSLTMVMLTKLLKQIYINSKIIVVTDRIDLDGQIHETFENTDVKAGRASSGSDLIEKLQSGVSVITTLVHKFEKVKNQKVVIRDSDIFVLVDESHRTQGGDLHKAMKKALPLACYIGFTGTPLLKREKNSFAKFGGEIHRYTIDDAVKDGAVLPLLYEGRYVGQEVLDPEGLTRKFDLISRELGDEAKRDLQQKWARFERVASSEQRLELIAVDINEHIKKTLKESGFKAMLATQRKYDAIKYHEIFEEFGEIKSAYVISSNEHEELEGGHKEYVAKAWQDTIRGYGSEEEYLKHVKDEFIYGDEIDLLIVVDKLLTGFDAPRASTLYIDKQLKEHNLLQAIARVNRLYDGKDYGYIIDYRGLLGELDQALTSYASLSGFDPEDITGAVIDVRSGIIKAKTYYTHLDDLFSSVKFKDDLESYVAVLEDVQKRDDFKEWLSQFARAFKLALSSEKICDILSDEEIKAYKQKVKFYNELRKAVQLRYHEACDFGKYEAQMQKLLDTYINAQGVNELTKLVNIFETEFDDEVQRVEGKNAKADTIISAVSAVVKEKMDSNPAFYKSIAQQIQDIIDEYKAKRLSEEEKLTKAKLLKDLITGALKSNEDRYPKEFNANKILFAIYDNLLDILGDVGLADVEVVAKNLSLKFYEIYEKASKKPEWHKNKDVENEITSQMEDALWEIEDEYDVSIDEKEKIYQTIRGIGISFYA, encoded by the coding sequence ATGGTCGCAAACGAAAGGATCACAAATTTACTCTTGCTTGGCACCAGTTTGGAGGAAAATTTAGAAGATGGGACGAGGAGGAGCTTCTCTTTTAAATTTATAGACTTTGAAAATTTGCAAAACAACGACTTTTACGTAACGGAAGAATTTGAAGTAAGTAGAGTAAGCCAGAGCGATGCACAAAAACACAGAAGGCCTGATCTTGTGCTTTTTATAAACGGCATACCAATAGTCGTGATCGAGCTTAAAAAATCAAGCGTGAGCTTTGAAAACGGCATAAAACAGCTTGAAAAAGAGCAGGGTAAAGATGAGATAACGCACCTTTTTAAATACATCCAGCTAACTATCGCGGCAAACGGCAGTGGAGCAAGATACGGTACTACTGGCACGCCGTTTAAATTTTATAGTGTGTGGAAAGAGCAAGATGAAGCTAAGGTAAAAGAGAGCTTAAAGAGCTTGATAAATGGTAGAGAGGTGAGCGCGCTTGATATGATGCTCTTTGCGCTACTATCTAAAGATAGGCTGCTAAGGCTAGTTAGGCACTATATAGTGTTTGATAAGAAAATGAAAAAGGTTTGCAGATATCAGCAGTTCTTCGCTATCGAAGAGACGCTAAAGAGAGTATCAATGATAAAGGACGGCGTAAGAGCGGGCGGACTCATCTGGCACACGCAAGGAAGCGGCAAGTCGCTCACGATGGTGATGCTAACAAAGCTTTTAAAGCAAATTTATATAAACTCAAAGATCATCGTAGTAACTGACAGGATAGATCTAGACGGGCAGATACATGAGACCTTTGAAAACACGGACGTAAAAGCAGGACGAGCAAGTAGCGGAAGCGATCTGATAGAAAAGCTACAAAGTGGCGTTAGCGTGATAACTACGCTTGTGCATAAATTTGAAAAGGTGAAAAACCAAAAGGTAGTGATAAGAGATAGCGATATATTTGTGCTAGTGGATGAGAGCCACCGCACGCAAGGTGGCGATCTGCATAAGGCTATGAAAAAGGCGTTGCCTCTTGCTTGTTATATAGGATTTACTGGTACGCCGCTTTTAAAGCGTGAGAAAAACAGCTTTGCTAAATTTGGTGGGGAAATTCATAGATATACGATAGATGACGCGGTAAAAGACGGAGCTGTGTTGCCACTACTTTATGAAGGGCGATACGTGGGTCAAGAGGTGCTAGACCCTGAGGGGCTAACTAGGAAATTTGACCTCATATCAAGAGAGCTTGGCGATGAAGCAAAAAGGGACTTGCAGCAAAAGTGGGCGAGGTTTGAGCGTGTGGCATCAAGCGAGCAAAGGCTGGAGCTAATAGCTGTGGATATAAATGAACACATCAAAAAGACTTTGAAAGAAAGTGGCTTTAAGGCGATGCTGGCAACGCAAAGAAAATATGACGCTATAAAATATCATGAGATATTTGAAGAATTTGGAGAGATAAAAAGTGCCTATGTGATATCAAGTAATGAGCACGAGGAGCTTGAGGGCGGGCATAAAGAGTATGTCGCAAAGGCGTGGCAAGATACTATAAGGGGCTACGGCAGCGAGGAAGAGTATCTAAAACATGTGAAGGATGAATTTATTTACGGCGACGAGATAGACCTGCTTATCGTCGTGGATAAACTTTTAACTGGATTTGACGCGCCAAGAGCAAGCACGCTTTATATAGATAAACAGCTAAAAGAGCATAATTTGCTCCAAGCTATAGCTAGAGTAAATAGGCTTTATGACGGAAAAGATTATGGCTACATTATTGATTATAGAGGGCTTTTGGGCGAGCTTGATCAGGCGCTTACTAGCTATGCGTCGCTAAGCGGCTTTGATCCAGAAGATATAACTGGAGCTGTGATAGACGTAAGAAGCGGGATCATAAAGGCTAAGACTTACTATACTCATCTGGATGATCTTTTTAGTAGCGTTAAATTTAAAGATGATTTGGAGAGCTACGTGGCGGTTTTAGAGGACGTGCAAAAACGAGATGACTTTAAAGAGTGGTTATCGCAGTTTGCTAGGGCGTTTAAACTAGCGCTTTCGAGTGAGAAAATTTGCGATATCTTAAGCGACGAGGAGATAAAAGCCTATAAACAAAAGGTTAAATTTTATAACGAGCTAAGAAAGGCTGTGCAGCTAAGGTATCACGAGGCTTGTGACTTTGGCAAATACGAAGCGCAGATGCAAAAGCTGCTCGATACTTACATAAATGCACAAGGGGTCAATGAGCTTACGAAGCTCGTAAATATCTTTGAAACGGAATTTGACGATGAGGTGCAAAGGGTCGAGGGTAAAAACGCAAAGGCTGATACGATCATCAGCGCCGTAAGCGCGGTGGTAAAAGAGAAAATGGACTCAAATCCAGCATTTTATAAATCAATAGCGCAGCAAATACAAGATATCATCGACGAGTATAAAGCAAAAAGGCTAAGCGAGGAAGAAAAACTTACCAAAGCAAAACTACTAAAAGACCTTATAACAGGTGCTTTAAAATCAAATGAAGACAGGTATCCAAAAGAATTTAATGCTAATAAAATTTTGTTTGCTATTTATGATAATTTACTTGATATTTTGGGCGATGTGGGGCTTGCGGATGTCGAGGTGGTAGCTAAAAATTTGAGCTTGAAATTTTATGAAATTTATGAAAAAGCCTCTAAAAAACCAGAATGGCACAAAAATAAAGACGTAGAAAACGAGATAACAAGCCAGATGGAAGACGCTCTTTGGGAGATAGAGGACGAATACGACGTTTCTATCGATGAGAAAGAGAAAATTTACCAAACTATCCGAGGCATAGGGATAAGTTTTTATGCTTGA
- a CDS encoding restriction endonuclease subunit S: MSEFKNLPSGWKVVKLGEIGKVINGLTYSPDNVSNNGLLVLRSSNINNNSIVLNNDDVYVKGISKFNKTLENDILICVRNGSKNLIGKSALITEKYKDLAFGAFMAIFRSNYNLFLIHIFKTNTFFKQVKNDLGATINSINNGNLLNFKIPLPPLDEQEKIAEILSTWDEAINLTINLIESKKQFKKALMQNLLTAKIRFLQFKDEWKETKLGNIGVFKTSSVDKIIQKDECIVNLVNYMDVYRNTHINSNLKLSQTSASNREIENLSLAKGDVLFTPSSETPDDIGHSAVILSDMPNTLFSYHLVRFRLDIKNDIVFLGYVFNQDKILKQFARLSQGITRYTLSISDFQNVFINFPNLKEQQKIAEVLTACDDEINLLKLKLENLKKQKQGLMQKLLSGKVRVK; encoded by the coding sequence ATGAGCGAATTTAAGAATTTACCAAGCGGATGGAAGGTCGTGAAGCTTGGGGAAATTGGTAAAGTGATAAATGGATTGACGTATAGTCCTGATAATGTTTCAAATAATGGATTGTTGGTCTTACGCTCATCAAACATAAATAATAATTCTATTGTTCTTAATAATGATGATGTATATGTAAAAGGCATATCAAAATTTAATAAAACGCTAGAAAATGATATTTTAATTTGCGTGAGAAATGGTAGTAAAAATTTAATTGGTAAAAGTGCATTAATTACAGAAAAATATAAGGATTTAGCATTTGGTGCGTTTATGGCTATTTTTCGAAGCAACTATAATTTATTCTTGATACATATCTTTAAAACAAATACATTTTTTAAACAAGTAAAAAACGATCTTGGGGCAACGATAAATTCAATCAATAATGGTAATTTATTAAATTTTAAAATTCCACTTCCGCCATTGGACGAGCAAGAAAAGATAGCGGAAATTTTATCTACTTGGGATGAGGCTATAAATTTAACTATAAATTTGATAGAAAGCAAAAAGCAGTTTAAAAAAGCTCTTATGCAAAATTTACTCACAGCCAAAATCCGCTTTCTCCAGTTCAAAGATGAGTGGAAAGAAACAAAGCTGGGAAATATAGGTGTATTTAAAACAAGTAGTGTAGATAAGATTATTCAAAAAGATGAATGTATTGTAAATTTAGTAAATTACATGGATGTTTATAGAAATACACATATAAATTCTAATCTTAAACTATCTCAAACATCAGCAAGTAATCGTGAAATAGAAAATTTATCGTTGGCAAAAGGTGATGTTTTATTTACTCCATCATCTGAAACGCCAGACGATATAGGTCATTCAGCGGTTATTTTAAGTGATATGCCAAATACACTATTTAGTTATCACTTGGTTAGATTTAGGTTAGATATAAAAAATGATATTGTTTTTTTAGGATATGTATTTAATCAAGACAAGATATTAAAGCAATTTGCAAGGTTGTCACAAGGCATTACAAGATATACATTGTCAATAAGTGATTTTCAAAATGTTTTTATTAATTTTCCAAATTTAAAAGAGCAACAAAAAATCGCAGAGGTTTTAACGGCTTGCGATGATGAGATAAATTTACTAAAATTAAAGCTTGAAAATTTGAAAAAACAAAAACAAGGCTTGATGCAAAAACTACTAAGCGGAAAGGTAAGGGTAAAATGA
- a CDS encoding type I restriction-modification system subunit M, whose translation MQKTTQDATNNVVWKACDTFRGTMDGSDYKDYVLTMLFVKYLSDFYKEKLELLKAEYGDKSDRIEAKLKKEKFKLDESCTFEYLLAHKEAVNLGEIMNKTLEKIEEDNKDKLEGIFRSIDFNNKNKLGDTKERNAILKNLLEDFSDARLDLRPSMLEGNDIIGDAYEYLIAYFASDSGKKGGEFYTPSEVSTLLAKLVEPKEGDMIYDPTCGSGSLLIKASKEIGSKNFRLYGQEKNGQTHALCKMNMFLHEINDAVIEWGDTIRNPLHLQDNLIKTFDIVVANPPFSLDKWGADFAVNDPFMRFASYALPPKSKGDYAFVVHMIKSLNNNGKMGVVLPHGVLFRGANEGKIRQKLIEENLLDAVIGLPANLFYGTSIPACILIFKKNRANEDVLFIDASKEFEKGKNQNSLTEQNIKKIVATYKNRSEIEKYSHLASLSEIKENDYNLNIPRYVDTFEEEEPVDIEATKAEISRLEAELKSVQSKMSEYLAELGL comes from the coding sequence ATGCAAAAGACCACACAAGATGCCACAAATAACGTCGTTTGGAAGGCTTGCGACACATTTCGCGGCACGATGGACGGAAGCGATTATAAAGACTATGTCTTAACGATGCTTTTTGTTAAGTATCTATCTGATTTTTATAAAGAAAAGCTTGAATTGCTTAAAGCCGAATATGGCGATAAGAGTGATAGGATCGAAGCAAAGCTAAAGAAAGAGAAATTTAAGCTTGATGAGAGTTGCACCTTTGAGTATCTTTTGGCGCACAAAGAAGCGGTAAATTTAGGCGAGATAATGAACAAAACTCTAGAAAAGATCGAAGAAGACAATAAAGATAAGCTTGAGGGTATCTTTAGAAGCATCGATTTTAATAACAAAAACAAGCTCGGCGATACAAAAGAGAGAAACGCTATCTTGAAAAATTTGCTTGAAGACTTTAGTGACGCTAGGCTAGATCTTCGCCCTTCTATGCTTGAGGGCAACGACATAATAGGCGACGCATATGAGTATCTTATAGCTTACTTTGCAAGTGACTCTGGCAAAAAAGGCGGAGAGTTTTACACGCCAAGCGAGGTTTCGACGCTTCTTGCAAAGCTGGTTGAGCCAAAAGAGGGCGATATGATCTACGATCCTACTTGCGGTTCGGGTTCACTTCTTATCAAGGCTTCAAAAGAGATCGGCAGCAAAAATTTCCGCCTTTATGGACAGGAGAAAAACGGACAAACTCACGCACTTTGCAAGATGAATATGTTCTTACACGAGATAAATGACGCCGTGATCGAGTGGGGCGACACGATCAGAAACCCGCTTCATCTACAAGATAACCTCATAAAGACATTTGATATAGTCGTGGCAAATCCCCCTTTTAGCCTAGATAAATGGGGTGCTGACTTTGCCGTGAACGATCCTTTTATGAGATTTGCTAGCTACGCTTTGCCGCCAAAGAGCAAGGGCGACTACGCATTTGTCGTGCACATGATAAAAAGTCTAAACAACAACGGTAAAATGGGCGTCGTGCTTCCGCATGGAGTACTATTTCGCGGGGCAAATGAGGGCAAGATACGCCAAAAGCTGATCGAAGAAAATTTACTAGACGCCGTTATCGGACTACCGGCAAATTTATTTTACGGCACGAGCATCCCTGCTTGCATACTCATTTTTAAGAAAAACCGCGCAAACGAAGATGTGCTATTTATCGATGCTAGCAAAGAATTTGAAAAAGGCAAAAACCAAAACTCACTAACCGAGCAAAATATCAAAAAGATAGTCGCTACCTATAAAAATAGAAGCGAGATAGAAAAATACTCCCACCTAGCAAGCCTTAGTGAGATAAAAGAGAATGACTACAACCTAAACATCCCTCGCTACGTCGATACCTTTGAAGAAGAAGAGCCTGTGGATATCGAGGCTACAAAGGCTGAGATTTCACGCCTAGAAGCCGAGCTAAAAAGCGTTCAAAGCAAGATGAGCGAGTATCTTGCGGAGCTTGGGCTATGA
- a CDS encoding restriction endonuclease subunit S has product MIKISDISEIKTGLVLNRKKADKNIDEKFRYKVVSLKSFNENALFDDTFADEFISNEQISEEYKVSHGDVLLRLREPNFAVYIDKDYDDLIYSSLMVRIRVKSDIFDPRFVAHYLNSNAVKRALAPDVSGTTIAMIGVASINNIKIPTINLQTQNKIVKYLNLAREESEILQNLAAQKQKYHKSIFENLIKEEN; this is encoded by the coding sequence ATGATAAAAATAAGCGACATATCTGAGATAAAAACCGGTCTAGTTTTAAACCGCAAAAAGGCGGACAAAAACATAGATGAGAAATTTCGCTATAAAGTAGTCTCGCTAAAGTCCTTTAACGAAAATGCACTCTTTGATGACACATTTGCCGATGAGTTTATATCAAACGAGCAAATAAGCGAGGAGTATAAAGTAAGTCATGGTGATGTTTTACTGCGACTTAGAGAGCCGAATTTCGCCGTTTATATAGACAAAGATTATGACGATCTTATCTATTCGTCTTTGATGGTTCGCATAAGGGTTAAAAGCGACATATTTGATCCGCGTTTTGTGGCGCATTATCTAAATAGTAATGCCGTTAAAAGAGCCCTTGCGCCAGATGTTTCAGGCACTACAATAGCGATGATAGGTGTTGCAAGCATAAATAACATAAAAATACCAACCATAAATTTGCAAACCCAAAACAAGATAGTAAAATACCTAAATTTAGCTCGCGAGGAGAGCGAAATTTTGCAAAATTTAGCAGCCCAAAAGCAAAAATACCACAAAAGTATATTTGAAAATTTAATAAAAGAGGAGAACTAA